A region of Polyangiaceae bacterium DNA encodes the following proteins:
- a CDS encoding DUF4360 domain-containing protein: MRKLLMTAIGAMLGVVGFSSEALAQNPAARIVDFGHSGTGCPVGTVDVSISPSGDQVFAGFDAYIAQTNSSIIARKNCQLRIGIRFDPAFSFSVATVDYRGFAGLASGAFGENVSTYFFAGQPPIGDAQARTRLLGPFFDNYDRRDDVGLLVWSPCGPAYHDLVINNEVRVLGRNSLMTVDSITGQVQMIYALNWRRCR; this comes from the coding sequence ATGAGAAAGCTATTGATGACGGCGATCGGCGCAATGCTTGGCGTGGTGGGATTTTCGTCCGAGGCTCTTGCGCAAAATCCGGCGGCGCGTATCGTCGACTTCGGGCATTCGGGAACGGGCTGCCCCGTAGGCACCGTCGACGTGTCGATTTCTCCGAGCGGAGATCAAGTCTTCGCGGGGTTCGATGCCTACATCGCGCAGACGAACAGCTCGATCATTGCACGAAAAAATTGCCAGCTTCGTATTGGCATTCGATTCGATCCGGCGTTTTCGTTCAGCGTAGCGACCGTGGATTATCGCGGGTTTGCGGGTTTGGCGTCCGGCGCATTCGGCGAAAACGTATCGACGTACTTCTTCGCCGGCCAACCGCCGATCGGCGATGCGCAAGCACGTACGAGGCTCCTGGGGCCGTTCTTCGACAATTACGATCGACGCGACGACGTGGGATTGCTCGTGTGGTCCCCGTGCGGACCCGCCTACCACGACCTGGTCATCAACAACGAAGTCCGCGTCCTCGGGCGCAATTCGCTCATGACCGTCGATTCAATCACTGGGCAGGTGCAAATGATTTACGCCTTGAATTGGCGACGTTGCAGGTGA
- a CDS encoding HNH endonuclease, with protein MRTVLSTDLRARIDAADRRVCCYCRIAEANSGVPLSYDHIEPRARGGITSFENICLCCRPCNEFKCGITDAVDPLTHERVPLFHPRRQIWQDHFAWSPDTTMLEGRTPIGRATIAALRMNRPMLVAARRRWYMAGWHPPDHDI; from the coding sequence ATGCGTACGGTGCTCTCGACTGACCTCCGTGCTCGTATCGACGCGGCCGATCGGCGCGTGTGTTGTTATTGCCGTATCGCAGAAGCCAACAGCGGAGTACCCCTCTCGTATGACCATATCGAGCCCCGTGCGCGTGGGGGCATTACATCGTTCGAGAATATTTGCCTATGTTGCCGCCCGTGCAATGAATTCAAGTGCGGCATTACCGACGCCGTGGATCCGTTGACCCACGAGCGGGTGCCGTTGTTTCATCCACGCCGGCAAATCTGGCAGGATCATTTTGCATGGAGCCCTGACACGACCATGCTCGAGGGACGAACGCCTATTGGTCGGGCGACGATCGCTGCATTGCGCATGAACCGCCCCATGCTCGTTGCTGCGCGACGTCGGTGGTACATGGCAGGTTGGCATCCGCCGGACCACGACATTTGA
- a CDS encoding DUF1203 domain-containing protein: MFVIQGLDPASFTRYFTLSDAELAAKGARRVHADGPGYPCRVSLVDAAPGDELVLLTYAHHDVASPYRASGPIYVRRAAAMRAEDIDAIPPMLATRLLSVRAYDAAGDLEMADVVPGAELAGQIARMFDEPAVAYLHVHNARPGCFVARVNRHPGAF; this comes from the coding sequence ATGTTCGTTATCCAAGGTCTCGATCCCGCCTCCTTCACACGCTATTTCACCCTGTCCGACGCCGAGCTCGCGGCCAAAGGAGCGCGGCGCGTCCACGCCGACGGCCCGGGCTATCCGTGCCGGGTGTCGCTCGTCGACGCTGCACCCGGCGACGAGCTCGTGCTGTTGACCTACGCGCACCACGATGTCGCCTCGCCCTATCGCGCGAGCGGGCCAATTTACGTGCGCCGCGCGGCCGCCATGCGCGCCGAGGACATCGACGCGATTCCACCCATGCTCGCGACCCGCTTGCTCTCGGTGCGCGCATATGACGCGGCCGGGGACCTCGAAATGGCCGATGTCGTGCCCGGTGCCGAGCTAGCCGGGCAGATCGCGCGCATGTTCGATGAGCCGGCGGTCGCGTACCTCCACGTCCACAACGCGCGGCCCGGCTGCTTTGTAGCGCGCGTCAATCGCCATCCGGGCGCGTTCTGA
- a CDS encoding ankyrin repeat domain-containing protein: protein MQFLTYIGLDIPKKLAASFEKVRASIERDDLRSADVKKLSNREFYRAKLDYDARLLLSFVEHSGRRACLALELIEKHAYDRSRFLRGARVNEDDACEVTPASDVAALEQVKPARYLHPGRTTFHMLEQPISFDDRQAEIHTLPLPLIVVGCAGSGKTALTLTKLREIPGHVLYVTQSAFLAENAASLYFAHGYENSHQSVDFLSFAKLLASVEVPRGRPVTLGDFRGFFERIKTNYKFTSAHQLFEELRGVITASPGGPLSEEAYLELGVRQSIYSVEQRRLIYPLLAKYRAWLDERGLYDPNLVSHAYVAKAEAHYDAIVVDEVQDFTNAELSLVLAMLKAPRQFLLCGDANQIVHPNFFSWSKVKSLFYSHEKEALEAKVHVLEANYRSSKTVCELANALLKVKNARFGSVDRESTALVMPASALDGRVVGLVKKDGVLRELDKRLRGSARVAVIVLNDEQKAEAKQRFATPLIFSVHEAKGLEYDAVILYDMVSTERAVYGELASGISQSVVDADALKYARAKDRADKSLEIYKFFVNGLYVALTRAVETIYMIESDVEHPLLGLLRVTFSEDVSACTAKASSLEDWQREARKLELQGKQEQADAIRRTILRITPVPWNVLDDEGFVATYDKVFAPGSVFTKAKQQLYDFAAFHQLSPLGMAIKNRAAYQSPKNFADTGTIARERFLPAYRGKDTGRVMTDVTRHGVEHRNMMGLTPLMMAAYAGNVALVTALRDLGARVDAVDTFGRMPFHFALRSAFHDASFAREKMGALYELLCPTGVDVEVHGRLVRIARSDGEFFVLATMLALFFDLYGSVGIRQRGFTTAMLDEAKLEAFPRTVVPEERRRRTYWNSVLARAEVDSNYRPARKLWRRERMGHYVPSDVALLRTTDDRGQEKLRSLRDILRIGLLDGYGAGARGEVSRFVRAR, encoded by the coding sequence ATGCAGTTTCTCACGTACATCGGCCTCGACATTCCCAAGAAGCTTGCGGCGTCGTTCGAGAAGGTGCGAGCGTCCATCGAACGCGACGATCTTCGGTCGGCAGACGTCAAGAAGCTCTCCAATCGCGAATTTTACCGCGCAAAACTCGATTACGACGCGCGGCTGCTCCTGTCGTTCGTCGAGCACTCGGGGCGCCGCGCTTGCCTTGCCCTCGAGCTCATCGAGAAACACGCCTATGACAGGTCGCGTTTCCTTCGCGGCGCGCGGGTCAATGAAGACGACGCATGCGAAGTGACGCCGGCGTCGGATGTCGCAGCGCTCGAACAAGTCAAGCCTGCGAGGTACTTGCATCCAGGAAGAACCACGTTCCACATGCTGGAACAGCCGATTTCCTTTGACGACCGGCAGGCCGAGATTCACACGTTGCCCTTGCCGCTCATCGTCGTTGGTTGCGCAGGCAGCGGCAAGACGGCGCTGACGCTGACCAAGCTGCGAGAGATCCCCGGACACGTTTTGTATGTCACGCAGTCGGCGTTCCTTGCGGAGAACGCGGCGTCGCTTTACTTTGCGCACGGTTACGAGAATTCGCATCAGAGCGTCGACTTTTTGAGCTTCGCCAAGCTGCTGGCATCGGTGGAGGTGCCGCGCGGTCGCCCGGTGACGCTCGGGGATTTTCGCGGTTTTTTCGAGCGTATCAAGACGAATTACAAATTCACGAGCGCTCATCAGCTTTTCGAGGAATTGCGTGGGGTGATCACGGCGAGCCCTGGGGGGCCGTTGAGCGAAGAAGCGTATTTGGAGCTGGGCGTCCGGCAGTCGATTTACAGCGTGGAGCAGCGCCGCCTCATTTACCCGTTATTGGCAAAATACCGCGCATGGCTGGATGAACGAGGGCTTTACGATCCGAACCTGGTTTCGCACGCGTACGTGGCGAAGGCGGAGGCGCATTACGATGCAATCGTGGTGGACGAGGTCCAGGACTTCACGAACGCCGAGCTTTCGCTGGTGCTTGCGATGCTGAAGGCGCCGCGGCAATTTTTGCTTTGCGGGGATGCGAATCAAATCGTGCACCCGAATTTCTTTTCGTGGTCGAAGGTGAAGAGTCTTTTTTATTCGCACGAGAAGGAGGCTCTCGAGGCGAAGGTCCACGTGCTCGAAGCGAACTATCGGAGCAGCAAGACGGTCTGCGAGCTTGCGAATGCGCTGTTGAAGGTGAAAAACGCGCGTTTTGGCTCGGTTGATCGGGAGAGTACGGCGCTGGTGATGCCGGCGTCGGCGCTGGATGGGCGTGTCGTGGGGCTGGTGAAGAAAGACGGTGTGTTGCGGGAGCTGGACAAGCGATTGCGGGGATCGGCGCGTGTGGCGGTGATCGTGCTGAACGACGAGCAGAAGGCCGAGGCGAAGCAGCGGTTTGCGACGCCGCTGATTTTCTCGGTGCACGAGGCGAAGGGGCTGGAATACGACGCGGTGATCCTTTACGACATGGTGTCGACGGAGCGCGCGGTGTATGGGGAGCTTGCGTCGGGGATCAGCCAATCGGTGGTGGATGCCGATGCATTGAAGTATGCGCGTGCGAAGGACAGGGCGGACAAGTCGCTCGAAATATACAAATTTTTCGTCAATGGTCTTTACGTGGCGCTGACGCGTGCCGTGGAGACGATTTACATGATCGAGAGCGACGTGGAGCATCCGCTGTTGGGATTGCTTCGGGTGACGTTTTCGGAGGACGTGTCGGCGTGCACGGCGAAGGCATCGTCGCTCGAGGATTGGCAGCGGGAGGCGCGGAAGCTGGAACTGCAAGGAAAGCAGGAGCAAGCGGACGCGATACGCAGGACGATACTGCGGATTACGCCCGTGCCGTGGAACGTGCTGGACGACGAAGGGTTTGTCGCAACATACGACAAGGTATTTGCGCCGGGTAGTGTGTTCACGAAGGCGAAGCAGCAGCTTTATGATTTTGCGGCGTTCCATCAGCTATCGCCGCTGGGAATGGCGATCAAGAACAGGGCGGCGTATCAATCGCCGAAGAATTTCGCGGATACGGGGACGATTGCGCGCGAACGTTTCTTGCCGGCGTATCGGGGCAAGGACACTGGGCGGGTGATGACGGACGTCACGCGACATGGTGTCGAACATCGGAACATGATGGGGCTGACGCCGCTGATGATGGCAGCTTATGCGGGGAACGTGGCGCTCGTGACGGCATTGCGTGACCTCGGTGCGCGGGTGGATGCGGTGGACACGTTTGGGCGGATGCCGTTCCATTTTGCATTGAGGAGTGCATTTCACGATGCATCGTTTGCGCGAGAGAAAATGGGTGCGCTGTACGAGCTGCTATGCCCGACGGGGGTGGACGTCGAGGTACACGGGCGGCTCGTTCGGATTGCGCGGAGTGATGGCGAGTTTTTCGTGTTGGCGACGATGTTGGCGCTATTTTTCGATTTGTACGGGTCGGTGGGTATACGCCAGCGAGGGTTTACGACGGCGATGCTGGACGAGGCGAAGCTCGAGGCGTTTCCGCGGACGGTCGTGCCTGAGGAGAGGCGTCGGCGCACGTATTGGAACAGCGTGCTTGCGCGGGCCGAGGTGGATTCGAATTATCGGCCGGCGCGCAAACTATGGCGGCGCGAGCGAATGGGGCATTATGTTCCGAGCGACGTTGCGCTGTTACGGACGACGGACGACCGCGGGCAGGAGAAACTGCGGTCATTGCGGGACATTCTTCGAATTGGGTTGCTCGATGGGTATGGAGCGGGTGCTCGTGGGGAGGTGAGTCGATTCGTTCGAGCGCGGTGA
- a CDS encoding DsbA family protein, producing the protein MSEPNLGASAAAPYVFYADLNCPFCHTQNELIIELGAERKVEWRGIQHMPHLPIPASNTAPEREELQREVVAVRKREASVGISLPSVRPNTARATVLIAAARRVDPTRAPALKTLVYRALWLHNRDISDAGVLDELRRVAGYSELAIENADRKLVEAWQAEWEQGDFGRRIPVLVSPRGGRMLGLGERGRLEVFLRSGILSAEGGGHCE; encoded by the coding sequence ATGAGTGAACCGAACCTGGGCGCGAGCGCGGCGGCGCCGTACGTTTTCTACGCGGATTTGAACTGCCCTTTCTGCCACACGCAAAATGAGCTGATCATCGAGCTGGGGGCCGAGCGGAAGGTGGAATGGCGCGGCATCCAGCACATGCCTCACTTGCCCATCCCGGCGAGCAACACGGCGCCCGAGCGGGAGGAGCTGCAGCGCGAGGTCGTCGCCGTACGCAAGCGCGAGGCGAGCGTGGGCATCAGTCTGCCGTCGGTGCGTCCGAACACGGCTCGGGCGACGGTGTTGATTGCGGCGGCGCGCCGTGTCGACCCGACTCGTGCTCCGGCGCTGAAGACGCTCGTGTACCGGGCGCTTTGGCTGCACAACAGGGACATTTCCGATGCCGGGGTGCTCGACGAGCTGCGGCGCGTGGCGGGGTATTCGGAGCTCGCCATTGAAAACGCCGACCGAAAGCTCGTGGAGGCGTGGCAAGCGGAATGGGAGCAGGGCGATTTCGGCCGGCGCATTCCGGTGCTCGTTTCGCCGCGCGGAGGGCGCATGTTGGGGCTCGGCGAGCGCGGAAGGCTCGAGGTGTTCCTGCGCTCGGGCATCTTGAGCGCCGAGGGCGGCGGCCATTGCGAATGA
- a CDS encoding N-6 DNA methylase, which produces MRPGRLDVYRAVLDGASEPAAVDLPQGPELLPQLLYKPPEGRGIHVRAKLLELLGRSIQHAKALEIDPEDALSLIGRALFWRFLMDRGLLDGLHVEDICKGATTWPECLSTKKNALQTFTWLDDTFNGGLLPFKSAPSTFAENAFVKVLGDIAHGADATGQLSLRLPKDWCEVNFAHVPVGLLSEVYEAFAHDEDPARAKSESIFYTPRHIAEFVVQDALEPLANVERPRVLDPAAGAGVFLVAMFRALAAREWARRGERPSRSVIRRILNTQLTGFDINDSALRLAELSLYLTAIELDPEPQPRPLKLLQFKALRQHALFKVPGGANRGSLEAVQPEFYRKFDIVLGNPPWTPNASMTDKSVWVEASRRIVRERLGEERERTFDLPQKNPDLAFVYRAMEWAKPGRSIALVTHARWLFGQSPTAIRARNDLLESVHVTGVLNGAALRDTNVWPNVRHPFAILFAANEKPPPGAGFLLVNPELDQVPDRNQERMRLDWQDVREVPTEEAIANPRTLKLRFRGGPFDEAAIRSIQQRGVRLHEYLESIGTRLRNGYKVGGKKGSQRPAAHLYRLPDLSGQHPEFFIDTSGLPRFIRHTLHFPRPRENYKAPLLIVTESMHVDDLRARASLSREDVIYDERFDGVSFAAVVNGLDIAEYLQLVLQSSLCRYLYLLLDEQFGVEREVVHKTTIESVPVVPWSSLSNALRKRSKNLSLELRNGLTPARIEKVNEFMFDVFGLSNVERDAIRDTLSTVSPTADEKKNALRATTDVERQRFAVTCEQAIQDVLTASGAAAAVRVRDDLTFGGWRILQIDKYQGNEPTRRELDPKRFLEAADEAAASLVIVHDNADTAIVGILDRYRYWTRTRARVLAATMLAEVNDNG; this is translated from the coding sequence ATGAGACCTGGGCGGCTGGACGTCTATCGAGCCGTTCTGGACGGCGCCAGCGAACCGGCTGCGGTCGACCTGCCGCAAGGCCCGGAGTTGCTTCCGCAGCTTCTCTACAAGCCACCGGAAGGCAGGGGCATTCACGTACGGGCAAAGCTGCTCGAGTTGCTGGGTCGTTCCATCCAGCATGCGAAAGCTCTCGAGATAGATCCCGAGGATGCGCTTTCGCTCATTGGTCGCGCCTTATTTTGGCGGTTTCTGATGGACCGTGGTCTGCTCGACGGCCTCCATGTCGAAGACATTTGTAAGGGCGCAACGACCTGGCCAGAATGCCTCTCCACGAAGAAAAATGCGCTTCAGACGTTCACGTGGCTCGATGACACGTTCAACGGTGGCCTTTTGCCGTTCAAGTCTGCGCCGAGTACATTTGCAGAGAACGCGTTCGTCAAGGTACTGGGTGATATTGCCCACGGCGCCGACGCGACTGGGCAACTCTCGTTGCGACTTCCCAAAGACTGGTGCGAGGTCAACTTCGCTCACGTGCCAGTCGGCCTGCTGAGTGAGGTGTACGAAGCATTTGCCCACGATGAGGATCCCGCCAGAGCCAAGTCAGAAAGCATTTTCTACACGCCGCGGCACATCGCGGAGTTCGTGGTCCAGGACGCGTTGGAACCGCTGGCTAACGTCGAAAGACCGCGTGTGCTCGATCCCGCGGCAGGAGCTGGCGTTTTCTTGGTGGCGATGTTTCGTGCTCTGGCGGCGCGTGAGTGGGCGCGCCGCGGCGAACGTCCCTCGCGAAGTGTGATCCGCCGCATTCTGAACACCCAACTGACGGGATTCGACATCAACGACTCTGCGCTGCGGCTCGCAGAGCTGAGCCTTTATTTAACAGCCATCGAATTGGATCCCGAGCCCCAGCCCCGACCGCTCAAGCTGCTGCAATTCAAAGCGCTTCGACAACACGCACTCTTCAAGGTGCCCGGCGGCGCCAACCGCGGCAGCCTGGAAGCTGTGCAACCCGAGTTCTACAGGAAGTTCGACATTGTGCTTGGGAATCCCCCATGGACGCCGAACGCGTCCATGACAGACAAATCGGTCTGGGTCGAAGCGTCGCGACGGATCGTCAGGGAGCGGTTGGGCGAAGAGCGTGAGCGTACCTTCGACCTGCCGCAGAAGAACCCGGATCTCGCTTTTGTGTACCGCGCCATGGAATGGGCGAAACCCGGCCGTTCCATTGCACTCGTCACGCATGCGCGCTGGTTATTCGGGCAGAGCCCAACTGCAATCAGGGCACGTAACGACCTTTTGGAAAGCGTGCATGTGACCGGCGTGCTCAACGGGGCTGCTTTGCGTGACACCAATGTCTGGCCGAACGTGCGCCATCCATTTGCGATCCTCTTTGCTGCCAACGAGAAGCCGCCGCCTGGCGCTGGGTTCTTGCTGGTGAATCCCGAACTCGATCAAGTCCCCGATCGCAATCAAGAGCGCATGCGCCTGGACTGGCAAGACGTAAGGGAGGTGCCGACGGAAGAGGCCATTGCCAATCCGCGAACGCTGAAGTTACGGTTCCGCGGCGGGCCTTTTGATGAGGCGGCAATCCGTTCAATCCAGCAGCGGGGAGTACGCCTCCACGAGTATTTAGAGTCCATCGGGACACGGTTGCGCAATGGTTACAAGGTTGGCGGTAAGAAAGGCTCGCAACGGCCCGCCGCACACTTGTATCGGCTGCCGGATCTCTCGGGCCAGCATCCCGAATTCTTCATCGACACCAGCGGGCTGCCCCGGTTCATCAGGCACACGCTTCACTTTCCGCGGCCCCGAGAGAACTATAAGGCACCGCTGCTCATCGTAACCGAGTCGATGCACGTCGACGACCTCCGCGCCCGCGCCTCGTTGAGTCGAGAAGATGTCATTTACGACGAGCGATTCGATGGCGTGTCATTTGCGGCCGTGGTCAATGGGCTCGACATTGCCGAGTATCTTCAGCTCGTACTTCAGAGTTCATTGTGTCGATACCTGTATTTGCTGCTTGATGAACAGTTCGGGGTTGAGCGCGAGGTCGTTCACAAGACCACCATCGAATCGGTGCCGGTGGTACCCTGGAGTTCGCTCTCCAATGCGCTGAGGAAAAGGTCGAAAAACCTGTCCCTCGAACTGCGCAATGGGCTCACGCCGGCGCGAATCGAAAAGGTCAACGAGTTCATGTTCGATGTTTTCGGTCTCTCGAACGTCGAGCGTGACGCAATTCGGGATACGCTCTCGACCGTATCGCCAACGGCAGACGAAAAGAAGAATGCTCTTCGCGCAACGACCGACGTTGAGCGGCAGCGCTTCGCGGTAACCTGCGAACAGGCAATTCAAGATGTACTTACGGCTTCGGGCGCGGCTGCTGCGGTGCGCGTTCGTGACGATCTGACCTTTGGTGGCTGGCGTATCCTGCAGATCGACAAGTACCAGGGAAATGAACCTACGCGCCGGGAATTGGATCCGAAACGTTTCCTGGAGGCTGCCGACGAAGCAGCGGCTTCGCTCGTCATCGTTCACGACAACGCGGATACCGCCATCGTCGGTATCCTTGACCGCTACCGGTATTGGACCCGCACCCGTGCGCGCGTCCTCGCCGCAACGATGCTTGCGGAGGTCAACGACAATGGCTGA